A single Equus quagga isolate Etosha38 chromosome 8, UCLA_HA_Equagga_1.0, whole genome shotgun sequence DNA region contains:
- the PRPS1L1 gene encoding ribose-phosphate pyrophosphokinase 3, which translates to MPNIKIFSGSSHQDLSQKIADRLGLELSKVMTKKFSNQETCVEIGESVHGEDVYIVQIGCGEINDNLMELLIMINACKIASASRVTAVIPCFPYARQDKKDENRAPISAKLVANMLTIAGADHIITMDLHASQIQGFFDIPVDNLYAEPAVLRWIRENISEWRNCIIVAPDAGGAKRVTSIADRLNVDFALIHKERKKASKVDHMVLVGDVKDRVAILVDDIADTCGTICHAADKLLSAGATRVYAILTHGIFSGPAITRINSACLEAVVVTNTIPQEDKMKHCSKIQVIGIAMILAEAIRKTHNGESVSYLFSHVPL; encoded by the coding sequence ATGCCaaatataaaaatcttcagcGGCAGCTCCCACCAGGACTTATCCCAGAAAATTGCGGACCGCCTCGGCCTGGAGCTAAGCAAGGTTATGACCAAGAAATTCAGCAACCAGGAGACCTGCGTGGAAATTGGTGAGAGTGTGCATGGAGAGGATGTCTACATAGTGCAGATTGGTTGTGGTGAAATCAACGACAATCTAATGGAGCTTTTGATCATGATTAATGCCTGCAAGATTGCTTCAGCCAGCCGGGTTACCGCAGTCATCCCGTGCTTCCCTTATGCCCGGCAGGATAAGAAGGATGAGAATCGGGCCCCAATCTCTGCCAAGCTTGTTGCAAATATGCTGACTATAGCAGGTGCAGATCATATCATCACCATGGACCTACATGCTTCTCAAATTCAAGGCTTTTTTGATATCCCAGTAGATAACTTGTATGCAGAGCCAGCTGTCCTGAGGTGGATAAGGGAGAATATCTCTGAGTGGAGGAACTGCATTATTGTCGCGCCAGATGCTGGTGGAGCCAAGAGAGTGACCTCCATTGCAGACAGATTGAATGTGGACTTTGCCTTGATTCACAAAGAACGGAAGAAGGCCAGCAAAGTGGACCACATGGTGTTGGTGGGAGATGTGAAGGATCGTGTGGCTATCCTTGTGGATGACATAGCTGACACCTGTGGTACAATTTGCCATGCAGCTGACAAACTTCTCTCAGCCGGAGCCACCAGAGTTTATGCCATCTTGACTCATGGAATCTTTTCTGGCCCAGCCATTACTCGCATCAACAGTGCGTGCTTGGAAGCAGTAGTGGTCACCAATACCATACCTCAGGAGGATAAGATGAAGCATTGCTCCAAAATACAGGTGATTGGCATCGCCATGATCCTTGCGGAAGCCATCAGGAAAACTCACAATGGGGAATCTGTTTCCTACCTATTCAGCCATGTCCCTTTATAA